A window of the Thermoleophilia bacterium SCSIO 60948 genome harbors these coding sequences:
- a CDS encoding NAD(P)-binding domain-containing protein, whose amino-acid sequence MSERVCVIGAGSSGIAACQVFGERGIEYVCFEKGSHIGGNWRYRNDNGQSAAYRSLHINTPRSMMSYRAYPMPEDYPVYPDHFRIARYFDDFADRFGIREHIRFRTEVTDARPRGDGTWSVSWRDADGEEGTEEFSAVVVANGHHWDPRWPDPAYPGADEFTGEQMHAHAYDEPSQLEGKRVLVVGLGNSACDIAVESSRHAEQTLLSVRTGNWVLPKYLLGKPTNDLNGPAAAKVPLAVKKRVTTRLIRTVVGDMSDYGLPQPEHKVGEQHPTLSSDLLSRLGHGELEVRKNIDRFTGGKGVRFTDGTTDEVDLVIYCTGYKITFPFLDPEIESAPDNEINLYRRVVSVENPGLYFVGLIQPLGATMPIAEGQSKWIADLLEGQVVLPSTDEMRKAMRDAAAAMRKQYTASKRHTIQVDFYPYMAEIERERREHRVGQPA is encoded by the coding sequence ATGAGCGAGCGCGTCTGCGTCATCGGTGCCGGGTCCTCAGGCATCGCCGCGTGCCAGGTCTTCGGCGAGCGCGGGATCGAGTACGTGTGCTTCGAGAAGGGCTCCCACATCGGTGGCAACTGGCGCTACCGAAACGACAACGGGCAGTCCGCCGCCTACCGCTCGCTTCACATCAACACCCCCCGCTCGATGATGAGCTACCGGGCCTATCCGATGCCAGAGGACTATCCGGTCTACCCGGACCACTTCCGGATCGCGAGGTACTTCGACGACTTCGCCGATCGCTTCGGCATCCGCGAGCACATCCGCTTCCGCACCGAGGTGACCGATGCGCGTCCGCGCGGCGACGGGACCTGGAGCGTCAGCTGGCGCGACGCCGACGGCGAGGAGGGGACCGAGGAGTTCAGCGCCGTGGTCGTCGCCAACGGGCATCACTGGGACCCGCGCTGGCCCGACCCGGCCTACCCGGGCGCCGATGAGTTCACCGGCGAGCAGATGCACGCCCATGCCTACGACGAGCCGAGCCAGCTCGAGGGCAAGCGGGTGCTGGTCGTCGGGCTCGGCAACTCGGCCTGCGACATCGCGGTCGAGTCCTCGCGCCACGCCGAGCAGACCCTGCTCTCGGTCCGCACGGGCAACTGGGTGCTGCCGAAGTACCTGCTCGGCAAGCCGACCAACGACCTCAACGGGCCGGCCGCCGCGAAGGTGCCGCTGGCGGTCAAGAAGCGCGTCACGACGCGTCTGATCCGGACGGTCGTCGGCGACATGTCCGACTACGGCCTGCCCCAGCCCGAGCACAAGGTCGGTGAGCAGCACCCGACGCTGTCGAGCGACCTGCTCTCACGCCTCGGCCACGGTGAGCTCGAGGTGCGGAAGAACATCGATCGCTTCACCGGCGGCAAGGGCGTTCGGTTCACCGACGGCACGACCGACGAGGTCGACCTCGTCATCTACTGCACGGGCTACAAGATCACCTTCCCGTTCCTCGATCCCGAGATCGAGTCGGCGCCCGACAACGAGATCAACCTCTACCGGCGCGTGGTGTCGGTCGAGAATCCCGGGCTCTACTTCGTCGGGCTGATCCAGCCGCTCGGCGCGACGATGCCGATCGCCGAGGGGCAGTCGAAGTGGATCGCGGACCTGCTCGAGGGCCAGGTCGTGCTGCCGTCGACCGATGAGATGCGAAAGGCGATGCGAGACGCCGCCGCCGCGATGCGAAAGCAGTACACGGCGTCCAAGCGCCACACGATCCAGGTCGACTTCTATCCCTACATGGCCGAGATCGAGCGCGAGCGCCGCGAGCACCGGGTCGGCCAGCCGGCCTGA